AAAAATACAGGCCAAAATCGTTTGCTGAAGTAAAAGGACAAATAGATATTATCGCGAAGATTAAAGCGTTTATTGCTGCAAGAAACATGCCCCACATGATGTTCGCGGGTCCTGCAGGAATCGGAAAATCAACAACTGCGTTAGTTATCGCGAGAGAAATGTTTGGCGCTAATTGGCGAGAAAATTTCCTTGAACTCAACGCGTCAGATGAGAGAGGAATTGATGTCGTCAGAACAAAAGTAAAGGATTTCGCGAGAACGCGAGCGATTGGAGATGTTCCATTTAAAATTATTTTCTTGGATGAATGCGACGCCTTGACAAAAGAAGCGCAGCAGGCATTGAGAAGAACAATGGAAAATTATACGCAAACAACACGATTTATTCTCAGCTGCAACTATTCCAGCAAGATTATTGATCCTATTCAAAGTAGATGCACAGTCTTTCGCTTCCGCCCACTCGAAAAAGACCAGATGTTTGCGATCTTTGACAAAATTGCGAAAACAGAAGGAATTGAACTTGACGTAAGTGGAAAAGAAGCGTTGCATGTGTGTAGTGAAGGAGATTGTCGAAAAGCAGAGAATATTCTTCAGAGTTGTGCTGCAGTAGCGAAAAAAATAACAGAAGATGAAGTATTCTCATTAGCGAGTGTCGCGAAACCAAAAGAGATTAACGAATTCTTGAAGCTTGCGTTAGAAAATAAGTTCATCGCAAGCAGAGATAAGATGCTCGAGACAATGCTCCGCTATGGATTAAGCGGTCTTGATTTGATCAAACAAATTCAGCGAGAAGTCTGGAATCTCCCAGTGACTGATGCACAGAAAGTTGCCTTAGTCGATAAATGCGGCGAGATTGAGTTTAGAATGACAGAAGGTTCTGATGAATTTATCCAATTAGAAGCACTTCTCGCACAGTTTACGTTGTGTAAGAAATAGAAATAAATTTTTCATTAGAAAACAACCTAATGCCCTTTTTCTCCCTTGTCAAAACTCTTATGCTTGTGCGACAAATAATTCGCGACAGCGATCAGCACAATACCAATAGAAAGGTATAATAAACTTAATGGCGTGTCAAAATGCAACACAACAGCGCTCTTAAAGAAATACACCATTAATATGATGATAATGACTTTGGTCAAGACCGCTTTCAAGTCATCAAGAGAATGAAATGTTAACCAATTAGGATACGGAATCTCTTCTCCTTTAAGCGTATCAATTTTGCTAATAAACAATTCATAAACTCCAAGCGCAATAATGATAAGAATAATGCCGAGCAAAAACTCATCAAGAGAGGAAATCAAATAGACAACGATAAGATTAGAAGGAACTGTTTCTCCATGGCTAAACGCAGCAGACAATTCGTGATACGCCTCATACGTGCTGTAAATTCCAAGAACAAACGCGATAAGAGAAGAAATTAATAATGCAAGGACAACAATAATAATGACATACCTAAATTTCCAAAGCCCATTCTCAAAGATTTTTTCAACAGTTGACGCGCCACTTTTCATAGTTTCACCAAAATATAAGATAACAAAATAAAAAGAAAGATTAATCCAATTCAGGATTTTCCTTGATTCTAACTCGCGTTGAAGCCAAGTCTTGATAATAATATGTTAAGGTAATATCGACTTGCGCAGTGTATAACGCGTCTTCTTCAAGACTATCACTGATGCAGATAATCGTTGTTTCTGCTGCGCCACTGCTTCCTGTAGCAGTTGCGCGTGCCATGCGAGCGACAGAAGGATCTCCTCGTGATGTACATTCCATACCTGCTGTTTCTACTTCAAAACTAATAGTGTCGTAGATTGCGGAGAAATCGTCACCAAGATATGCTTTGCTGCGTCCTTGTCCTGCGTTATAAATAGGGATTTCTAAGTAAATTCTACCGCTGCCATATGGTTTTTCCACAACAGAGCCAATCTGAATTGGACCACCTGATGCATAAGCTGTTTGTGAAGAACTAACATCACAAACACGTTCATCACGAAGATCTTCTTTAAAGCAGACTTTTGGAATAGACACATACGTTTGGTAAGGATAGGTATATTCAAGATAAATGTTTGCGTCATAAAATGTTCCAGTTAATCCTTCATAAACAGCGTCACCAAAACTAACACGTTCATAGCCGCCATCAGGAAGATACTCAGAAACTTTAGTGAGTTCCTCAGCATTCGTTTTTTCAAAATCAACACCAGAAAAATCATTTTCTGAAATACCGCGA
The window above is part of the Candidatus Woesearchaeota archaeon genome. Proteins encoded here:
- a CDS encoding replication factor C small subunit, which encodes MEEEQQEALKHSMWTEKYRPKSFAEVKGQIDIIAKIKAFIAARNMPHMMFAGPAGIGKSTTALVIAREMFGANWRENFLELNASDERGIDVVRTKVKDFARTRAIGDVPFKIIFLDECDALTKEAQQALRRTMENYTQTTRFILSCNYSSKIIDPIQSRCTVFRFRPLEKDQMFAIFDKIAKTEGIELDVSGKEALHVCSEGDCRKAENILQSCAAVAKKITEDEVFSLASVAKPKEINEFLKLALENKFIASRDKMLETMLRYGLSGLDLIKQIQREVWNLPVTDAQKVALVDKCGEIEFRMTEGSDEFIQLEALLAQFTLCKK
- a CDS encoding YqhA family protein, with the protein product MKSGASTVEKIFENGLWKFRYVIIIVVLALLISSLIAFVLGIYSTYEAYHELSAAFSHGETVPSNLIVVYLISSLDEFLLGIILIIIALGVYELFISKIDTLKGEEIPYPNWLTFHSLDDLKAVLTKVIIIILMVYFFKSAVVLHFDTPLSLLYLSIGIVLIAVANYLSHKHKSFDKGEKGH